From one Bacteroides eggerthii genomic stretch:
- a CDS encoding ORF6N domain-containing protein, with protein MKTLIGFEEIEDKIITLRGQKVLLDRDVAALYGVETRDINKSVRNNPDKFPKGYVIELNDSELKGLRWKNSTTNLSKSRVLPKAFTEKGLYMIATILKSARATEATISIIETFAKLRELSRTLNNLPDASEEQQKSLLEKSGDLFTDLLDNNLQATDSETTIELNLAVLKVKHTVKRKADKE; from the coding sequence ATGAAAACACTGATTGGTTTTGAAGAAATAGAAGATAAGATAATTACCCTTCGCGGACAAAAAGTACTTTTGGACAGGGATGTTGCTGCTTTGTACGGGGTGGAAACACGGGATATTAATAAGTCCGTCAGAAATAATCCGGATAAATTCCCCAAAGGGTATGTTATTGAACTGAATGATAGTGAATTGAAAGGTTTGCGGTGGAAAAATTCCACCACAAATCTTTCTAAGTCAAGAGTTTTGCCCAAAGCCTTTACGGAGAAGGGATTGTATATGATTGCCACCATTCTGAAAAGTGCTCGTGCAACCGAGGCTACGATTTCCATTATTGAGACTTTTGCCAAGTTGCGCGAACTCTCCCGTACCTTGAACAACTTGCCGGATGCTTCCGAAGAGCAGCAGAAATCCTTATTGGAGAAAAGCGGTGATTTGTTCACCGATTTATTGGACAATAATCTTCAGGCAACGGATTCGGAGACAACGATCGAATTAAATCTTGCCGTATTGAAAGTAAAGCATACGGTAAAACGGAAAGCGGACAAGGAATAA
- the pdxB gene encoding 4-phosphoerythronate dehydrogenase PdxB has protein sequence MKVIVDNKIPFIKEAIEKIADEVVYAPGKDFTPSLVKDADALIIRTRTRCNRELLAGSQVKFIATATIGFDHIDTEYCHEAGITWTNAPGCNSASVAQYLHSSLILLQKQKGINLSEATIGIIGVGNVGSKVAEVAQELGMHILLNDLPREEKEGKQQFSSLQSLAEECDILTFHVPLYKKGKYKTYHMADAAFFRSLKRRPVIINTSRGEVIETNALLNALETGAISDAVIDVWENEPAINIDLLDKVFLGTPHIAGYSADGKANATRMSLDALCRYFNIQTDYQIIPPAPKQLQITADDLSDAYLQMYDPRRDSNALKTHPELFEKLRGDYPLRREKEAYTILNHPE, from the coding sequence ATGAAAGTAATTGTCGACAACAAAATACCTTTTATAAAAGAAGCTATTGAAAAGATAGCGGATGAAGTGGTTTACGCACCGGGGAAAGACTTTACCCCCTCCTTGGTAAAAGATGCGGATGCGCTCATTATCCGTACACGCACCCGATGCAACCGGGAATTACTGGCAGGCAGCCAAGTGAAGTTTATTGCTACGGCAACAATCGGATTCGACCATATTGATACGGAATACTGCCACGAAGCAGGCATCACCTGGACCAATGCTCCCGGATGCAACTCCGCATCCGTAGCCCAATACCTGCACTCATCATTGATCCTGCTGCAAAAGCAGAAAGGCATTAACCTGTCGGAAGCCACTATCGGCATTATAGGTGTGGGCAATGTGGGCAGCAAGGTGGCTGAAGTTGCACAAGAGCTGGGCATGCATATCTTGCTCAACGACCTTCCGCGCGAAGAAAAAGAAGGAAAACAGCAGTTCTCTTCCCTCCAGTCGCTTGCGGAGGAGTGCGATATACTCACCTTTCACGTACCTTTATATAAAAAAGGGAAGTATAAGACCTACCACATGGCTGATGCTGCATTTTTCAGATCATTAAAGCGGCGGCCTGTCATCATCAACACCTCACGCGGAGAAGTTATCGAAACAAATGCACTACTGAACGCCTTAGAGACAGGAGCCATTTCAGATGCTGTCATTGATGTTTGGGAAAACGAGCCTGCCATAAATATAGATTTATTAGACAAAGTGTTCCTCGGAACCCCCCATATTGCCGGCTACTCGGCAGACGGTAAAGCCAACGCCACCCGCATGTCGCTGGATGCCCTATGCCGTTATTTCAATATACAAACGGACTACCAAATTATTCCGCCCGCTCCAAAACAGCTGCAAATCACAGCAGATGACCTATCGGATGCCTATTTGCAAATGTATGACCCCCGCCGGGACAGCAACGCATTAAAAACACATCCGGAGTTATTCGAAAAGCTACGGGGAGATTATCCTTTAAGAAGAGAGAAAGAAGCATACACAATTTTGAATCATCCGGAATAA